The following DNA comes from Terriglobales bacterium.
TCTACGGCAATGCAAACCGATCCAGCTTGGTGTACTGTGCGCCTTTGGGCGACAGCTCGCTCAAGTACAGGAAGAACTCGCGAGCGGTCATTGTACCGAAGTCGGGCGGGGGCATTTGCGCCAATCGGTCCTGCAGGACGGCGAAGAGGCGATTGGGGCGGTCGCCGCGGCCGCGTTGCGGGCGGCCGGAACCGGAACGCGCGAGCGTGAGATGGGGCGAGAAGGCACGCGGCTCGCGTTCGATGCCCAGGGGTTCCAGAGCTTGGTCGATACCTGCCGCCAGATCGGCCAGGCGCGTGTCGGCTTCGATGCCGATCCAGAAAACACGGGCGGACTTGGCGGTGGGGAAGAAGCCGGTGCCACGGAATCTGACGTCCACCCCCTGGGCTGCGACCGTCGTGAGTGCATCTTTGATGGCGCCGAGCTTGTCATCGGGCTGCTCGCCGATGAACTTGAGGGTCAGGTGCAGCGAGTCCGGGGCGACCCAACGGACGTCGGGGGCAAAGCCGCGGACGCCGGCGATGAAAGTGCGGATCCGGTGGCGGATCTCGTCGGGAATGTCTAGTGCGACGAACAGGCGCATACGTGATTGTGTAATTGGGTAATCGGGTAATTGGGTAATTTCAGAAAACCAGGCGGCAATTACCCGATTACACAATTTCCCGATTACTCAATCCGGTCACATCAGCTTACGTCTCACCAGGTCCAGCGCCTGCTGGGTGGCCCAGCGGCGGACGCGGTCGCGGTCGCCGGGGAACTGGCGTTCGACCACTTCGGTCTTGCCGCCATCGGCGAGCGCGACGTAGACCAGCCCCACCGGCTTGGTTTCGGTGGCGCCGGTCGGCCCGGCGATGCCGGTGACACCCAGCCCATAGGTTGCCTTGCACTTCTTGCGAATGCCCTCCGCCAGCGCGGCCGCGACCTCCTTGCTCACCGCGCCTTTTTCCTTGATGAGCAGCGGCGGCACCTCGGCGAAGGTGCGCTTCAGGTCATCGGAATAGACCAGGGCGCCACCCAGAAAATAGCGGGAACTGCCGCTGACGGAAGTCAGCCTTGCCCCGAGCAGTCCGCCGGTGCAGGACTCGGCGACGGCGATGGTGGCGCCGCGCATGTCGAGGTAATAGCCGACGATCTGCTCCAAGGTCTCGCCGTGGGTGGCGAAGACGAACTCGTCGAATTCGTCCTCCAGTTCGCCGGCCAGGTCATCCACGCGCTTCTGCGCCTTTTCCATGGAGCCGGCGCGGCAGAGAAGATGGAGCTGGCACTCGCCGGCGTCGGCCAGGATGGTGGTCTGCACGTCGTCGTACTTCCTGTAGATGGGCGAAGCGCGGCGGTCGCATTCCGACTCGCCCATCATGGCGATCTTGAGCTCGCGGCGGGCGAGGAAGATGGGCGGCACCTTGGTTCTCAGGCGCTCGTAGCAGTGCTCCTCGAACATCGCCTTCAGCTCCCAGGGCGGGCCGGGGAGGAGCATGATCAGTCTGTTCTTGCCCTCGACCGAGCCTTCCAGCCATTGGCCGGGCGCGGTGCCGCGGGTGTTGGGAAGAACGGTGGCGCCGGCGATCACATCCGCCTGCTTGACGTTGTTCTCCGGCATCTTCCAGCGGCGCTCGGCGAAGCGCTTGTAGAGGGCGGCGACGATGTCGGGGTCGCGCTTGAGTTCCAGGCCCAGCGCGTCGGCTACGGACTCGCGGGTCACGTCGTCCTCGGTCGGGCCCAGGCCGCCCATGAAGATGACCAGAT
Coding sequences within:
- the thpR gene encoding RNA 2',3'-cyclic phosphodiesterase produces the protein MRLFVALDIPDEIRHRIRTFIAGVRGFAPDVRWVAPDSLHLTLKFIGEQPDDKLGAIKDALTTVAAQGVDVRFRGTGFFPTAKSARVFWIGIEADTRLADLAAGIDQALEPLGIEREPRAFSPHLTLARSGSGRPQRGRGDRPNRLFAVLQDRLAQMPPPDFGTMTAREFFLYLSELSPKGAQYTKLDRFALP
- a CDS encoding competence/damage-inducible protein A, producing MIAEIIAIGSELLTPFRQDTNSLYLTERLNALGIEVAFKTVVGDSHEQLTSVARTALSRTDLVIFMGGLGPTEDDVTRESVADALGLELKRDPDIVAALYKRFAERRWKMPENNVKQADVIAGATVLPNTRGTAPGQWLEGSVEGKNRLIMLLPGPPWELKAMFEEHCYERLRTKVPPIFLARRELKIAMMGESECDRRASPIYRKYDDVQTTILADAGECQLHLLCRAGSMEKAQKRVDDLAGELEDEFDEFVFATHGETLEQIVGYYLDMRGATIAVAESCTGGLLGARLTSVSGSSRYFLGGALVYSDDLKRTFAEVPPLLIKEKGAVSKEVAAALAEGIRKKCKATYGLGVTGIAGPTGATETKPVGLVYVALADGGKTEVVERQFPGDRDRVRRWATQQALDLVRRKLM